The Cucumis melo cultivar AY chromosome 6, USDA_Cmelo_AY_1.0, whole genome shotgun sequence genome includes a region encoding these proteins:
- the LOC103491740 gene encoding uncharacterized protein LOC103491740 isoform X1, which translates to MSILPSQIQGSTSTSSSSASSLNPNSHHGPDSLFSFSPPTHSFPSLRISDPRSPLSDSSHVSGSSLQPANGAESSKKVSDSETLNDLKMPARQSTGTLLQCQSSGHKDGSVLPGSKISSTLNSSHDQQSAGNANSHGNNKRSSGRKAQITNGNHLLNFQYDPISRPQPRAKAPPPRRPQKIKPYNKDLFLQANYKFVVLDSGYHTDEYMDPDKMLHWEDIVCVRYSTPSLVQCPICLEHPLCPQITSCGHIYCFPCILRYMLMGKEDHNGDCWKKCPLCFVMLSPKDLYTVHIELLKQYSVGDTIDFMLLTRQKNSFAISCKDKQEDDFRSSDNNQIYDSFSKFIFTSDVDLSVRKAISYLDAWLAKAEAGQVDDLEKLPYVCAALEQLEQRKKYWNEHQACFKHNDYQIGSHVLLPTDSTSNAGSRVCSSRREASSIDINEGCKFPGNIVQDKLNDSTPVGQNGAMDESLELQQNSNEIRDTKDKDSYNFYQATDGQHIILHPLNMKCLLQHYGSYDRLPLRISGKILEYETVTQTEATRRRYRYLSHFSLTTSFQLCEIDLTNLLPSVSMIPFMDEIKKREKQRNQLAKKMRREKIKEEASSTCSLSMMATSGSSYHHNTPILSLDDFEALGSSPVTSSSPPLGGRQLFSSVTRLGFAAAHDSPSLRIEETDSLHIHEVKSDLSVASSAGTQNATPSFANVISRAKSGGSIESPKANEVGKKGKKPSRVLLSTAGGRRY; encoded by the exons ATGTCCATCCTGCCTTCTCAAATCCAGGGTTCCActtcaacttcttcttcctcgGCTTCCTCTCTAAACCCTAATTCCCACCATGGACCTGATtctctcttctccttctccCCTCCCACCCATTCCTTTCCATCCTTGCGGATCTCCGATCCCCGATCTCCTCTCTCCGACTCCTCCCACGTTTCAG GCTCGTCATTGCAACCTGCAAATGGTGCTGAATCTTCCAAGAAG GTGAGTGATTCAGAGACTCTAAATGATTTGAAGATGCCAGCTCGGCAAAGTACTGGTACCCTGTTGCAGTGTCAATCCAGTGGACACAAGGATGGATCAGTTCTACCAGGGAGTAAAATATCATCTACTCTAAATTCTTCTCATGATCAGCAAAGTGCTGGGAATGCAAACTCTCATGGCAATAACAAACGATCATCTGGAAGAAAAGCCCAAATCACAAATGGCAACCATTTGCTTAATTTTCAATACGATCCCATTTCTCGTCCTCAACCTCGAGCCAAAGCTCCTCCTCCAAGAAGACCACAGAAGATAAAGCCATATAACAAGGATCTCTTTCTGCAGGCTAATTACAAGTTTGTGGTATTAGATTCAGGTTATCATACTGATGAATATATGGATCCTGATAAAATGCTGCATTGGGAGGATATCGTATGTGTAAGGTATTCTACACCATCACTGGTCCAATGTCCTATTTGTCTGGAGCATCCACTCTGTCCTCAAATTACCTCATGTGGACATATTTATTGTTTCCCGTGCATTTTGAGGTATATGTTAATGGGCAAGGAGGATCATAATGGTGACTGCTGGAAAAAATGCCCTTTGTGTTTTGTGATGTTGTCTCCCAAGGATTTATACACTGTCCATATTGAGCTGTTGAAGCAATATTCTGTTGGTGATACAATAGATTTTATGCTTTTAACTcgccaaaaaaattcatttgctATATCATGCAAGGATAAGCAAGAGGATGATTTCAGGTCAAGTGACAACAATCAAATCTATGATTCTTtctcaaaatttatatttacatCTGATGTGGATCTCTCAGTTCGGAAAGCAATATCTTATCTAGATGCCTGGTTGGCAAAAGCAGAAGCAGGGCAGGTAGATGACCTTGAAAAGCTTCCATACGTTTGTGCTGCGTTGGAACAATTGGAGCAGAGAAAGAAGTATTGGAATGAACATCAGGCTTGTTTTAAGCATAATGACTATCAGATAGGATCTCATGTGCTCCTGCCAACTGACAGTACTAGCAATGCTGGCTCTAGAGTATGCAGTTCCAGACGTGAGGCTTCTTCCATTGATATTAATGAAGGTTGCAAGTTTCCGGGGAATATAGTGCAAGATAAGTTGAACGATTCTACACCTGTGGGTCAGAATGGGGCTATGGATGAATCTTTAGAACTTCAACAAAACTCGAACGAGATTAGAGATACAAAGGACAAGGACTCGTATAATTTTTACCAG GCTACGGATGGCCAGCATATCATTCTTCATCCATTAAACATGAAGTGTCTTTTACAACATTATGGGAGTTACGATAGGCTGCCACTCAG AATAAGTGGAAAGATTTTAGAATACGAAACGGTGACTCAGACGGAGGCCACAAGAAGGCGTTATCGTTATTTAAGTCATTTTTCCTTAACAACATCATTTCAG CTCTGTGAAATTGATTTGACCAACCTATTGCCTTCGGTCTCCATGATTCCCTTCATGGATGAGATAAAGAAGCGTGAGAAGCAGAGGAATCAACTTGCAAAAAAG ATGCGAAGGGAGAAGATCAAAGAAGAAGCTTCTTCAACGTGTTCTTTGTCAATGATGGCCACTTCAGGAAGTTCATATCATCACAATACTCCAATCCTTTCTTTGGATGACTTTGAAG CTTTAGGAAGTTCTCCTGTGACATCATCAAGCCCTCCTCTCGGAGGGAGGCAACTGTTCTCAAGTGTTACAAGACTTGGTTTCGCTGCCGCACATGATTCTCCATCCTTGAGAATTGAGGAAACTGATTCTCTACACATTCATGAAGTGAAAAGTGATTTATCAGTTGCCAGCTCTG CAGGCACGCAGAATGCAACTCCATCTTTTGCAAATGTAATATCGAGGGCGAAATCTGGAGGAAGTATTGAATCTCCAAAGGCGAATGAAGTGGGAAAGAAGGGGAAGAAACCAAGTCGAGTTCTGTTATCCACTGCAGGTGGTCGGCGCTATTGA
- the LOC103491740 gene encoding uncharacterized protein LOC103491740 isoform X2, whose amino-acid sequence MSILPSQIQGSTSTSSSSASSLNPNSHHGPDSLFSFSPPTHSFPSLRISDPRSPLSDSSHVSGSSLQPANGAESSKKVSDSETLNDLKMPARQSTGTLLQCQSSGHKDGSVLPGSKISSTLNSSHDQQSAGNANSHGNNKRSSGRKAQITNGNHLLNFQYDPISRPQPRAKAPPPRRPQKIKPYNKDLFLQANYKFVVLDSGYHTDEYMDPDKMLHWEDIVCVRYSTPSLVQCPICLEHPLCPQITSCGHIYCFPCILRYMLMGKEDHNGDCWKKCPLCFVMLSPKDLYTVHIELLKQYSVGDTIDFMLLTRQKNSFAISCKDKQEDDFRSSDNNQIYDSFSKFIFTSDVDLSVRKAISYLDAWLAKAEAGQVDDLEKLPYVCAALEQLEQRKKYWNEHQACFKHNDYQIGSHVLLPTDSTSNAGSRVCSSRREASSIDINEGCKFPGNIVQDKLNDSTPVGQNGAMDESLELQQNSNEIRDTKDKDSYNFYQATDGQHIILHPLNMKCLLQHYGSYDRLPLRISGKILEYETVTQTEATRRRYRYLSHFSLTTSFQLCEIDLTNLLPSVSMIPFMDEIKKREKQRNQLAKKMRREKIKEEASSTCSLSMMATSGSSYHHNTPILSLDDFEALGSSPVTSSSPPLGGRQLFSSVTRLGFAAAHDSPSLRIEETDSLHIHEVKSDLSVASSGTQNATPSFANVISRAKSGGSIESPKANEVGKKGKKPSRVLLSTAGGRRY is encoded by the exons ATGTCCATCCTGCCTTCTCAAATCCAGGGTTCCActtcaacttcttcttcctcgGCTTCCTCTCTAAACCCTAATTCCCACCATGGACCTGATtctctcttctccttctccCCTCCCACCCATTCCTTTCCATCCTTGCGGATCTCCGATCCCCGATCTCCTCTCTCCGACTCCTCCCACGTTTCAG GCTCGTCATTGCAACCTGCAAATGGTGCTGAATCTTCCAAGAAG GTGAGTGATTCAGAGACTCTAAATGATTTGAAGATGCCAGCTCGGCAAAGTACTGGTACCCTGTTGCAGTGTCAATCCAGTGGACACAAGGATGGATCAGTTCTACCAGGGAGTAAAATATCATCTACTCTAAATTCTTCTCATGATCAGCAAAGTGCTGGGAATGCAAACTCTCATGGCAATAACAAACGATCATCTGGAAGAAAAGCCCAAATCACAAATGGCAACCATTTGCTTAATTTTCAATACGATCCCATTTCTCGTCCTCAACCTCGAGCCAAAGCTCCTCCTCCAAGAAGACCACAGAAGATAAAGCCATATAACAAGGATCTCTTTCTGCAGGCTAATTACAAGTTTGTGGTATTAGATTCAGGTTATCATACTGATGAATATATGGATCCTGATAAAATGCTGCATTGGGAGGATATCGTATGTGTAAGGTATTCTACACCATCACTGGTCCAATGTCCTATTTGTCTGGAGCATCCACTCTGTCCTCAAATTACCTCATGTGGACATATTTATTGTTTCCCGTGCATTTTGAGGTATATGTTAATGGGCAAGGAGGATCATAATGGTGACTGCTGGAAAAAATGCCCTTTGTGTTTTGTGATGTTGTCTCCCAAGGATTTATACACTGTCCATATTGAGCTGTTGAAGCAATATTCTGTTGGTGATACAATAGATTTTATGCTTTTAACTcgccaaaaaaattcatttgctATATCATGCAAGGATAAGCAAGAGGATGATTTCAGGTCAAGTGACAACAATCAAATCTATGATTCTTtctcaaaatttatatttacatCTGATGTGGATCTCTCAGTTCGGAAAGCAATATCTTATCTAGATGCCTGGTTGGCAAAAGCAGAAGCAGGGCAGGTAGATGACCTTGAAAAGCTTCCATACGTTTGTGCTGCGTTGGAACAATTGGAGCAGAGAAAGAAGTATTGGAATGAACATCAGGCTTGTTTTAAGCATAATGACTATCAGATAGGATCTCATGTGCTCCTGCCAACTGACAGTACTAGCAATGCTGGCTCTAGAGTATGCAGTTCCAGACGTGAGGCTTCTTCCATTGATATTAATGAAGGTTGCAAGTTTCCGGGGAATATAGTGCAAGATAAGTTGAACGATTCTACACCTGTGGGTCAGAATGGGGCTATGGATGAATCTTTAGAACTTCAACAAAACTCGAACGAGATTAGAGATACAAAGGACAAGGACTCGTATAATTTTTACCAG GCTACGGATGGCCAGCATATCATTCTTCATCCATTAAACATGAAGTGTCTTTTACAACATTATGGGAGTTACGATAGGCTGCCACTCAG AATAAGTGGAAAGATTTTAGAATACGAAACGGTGACTCAGACGGAGGCCACAAGAAGGCGTTATCGTTATTTAAGTCATTTTTCCTTAACAACATCATTTCAG CTCTGTGAAATTGATTTGACCAACCTATTGCCTTCGGTCTCCATGATTCCCTTCATGGATGAGATAAAGAAGCGTGAGAAGCAGAGGAATCAACTTGCAAAAAAG ATGCGAAGGGAGAAGATCAAAGAAGAAGCTTCTTCAACGTGTTCTTTGTCAATGATGGCCACTTCAGGAAGTTCATATCATCACAATACTCCAATCCTTTCTTTGGATGACTTTGAAG CTTTAGGAAGTTCTCCTGTGACATCATCAAGCCCTCCTCTCGGAGGGAGGCAACTGTTCTCAAGTGTTACAAGACTTGGTTTCGCTGCCGCACATGATTCTCCATCCTTGAGAATTGAGGAAACTGATTCTCTACACATTCATGAAGTGAAAAGTGATTTATCAGTTGCCAGCTCTG GCACGCAGAATGCAACTCCATCTTTTGCAAATGTAATATCGAGGGCGAAATCTGGAGGAAGTATTGAATCTCCAAAGGCGAATGAAGTGGGAAAGAAGGGGAAGAAACCAAGTCGAGTTCTGTTATCCACTGCAGGTGGTCGGCGCTATTGA